Part of the Macrobrachium nipponense isolate FS-2020 chromosome 49, ASM1510439v2, whole genome shotgun sequence genome, AAAGGAAGCTGTTCGTGTGGAATAAACTACGCAGACTCTCACGTACAACCATTACACATTTAAGGATAAAAACGAATCTCTTAATCCTCAGAGGATTTGCTCTCAGTGCTGGGAGTGGATTTACCTCTTGGGCAAGGGGCCTAAAATAATCCCTAAATCCGCAAGGGCTGAGATATGTGAGTAGTAGGTATAACTGTTTCTACCCGGCCTTAAAGACCGTGTTCTCTttcatagaaaaagagagagagagagggaaaaaaactaGTGTGATGGGCTACATTTAATGCCCTTTTGTAGCCTAGGCTCGATTTAAGTGTAAGAATAGCAAATAATTTATAAATCAAGTGAAATCAACCATGCAAAAAAacgtttttaaattaaattttaaatcttGGGCAAGAGGTGTTAGGCCTATAGATGAAGACAGTAACTTCTAGTCGCATTGTTTTATAGTTTTTCAACATTACTGAAAGTTGCGATTCTTTGTCTAaaatgtcttgaaaaaaaaaaaaaaaaaaagttaaagcgGAAATATACGTCGGACTCTTGAACGTATAATTATCGGCTATCGCCTTCTGCGGCCGACCCCTTGCACTTACGTAATGCGAGTCAGCTTGTATCCAAGCCGAGGTGTAAGACTGCTTGCTCGTGTGAGCTGAATGAATTCAAAGAATACTTCAATCAAAATGTGAAAGAATgtcttataaataaaagaatatccaACAACCTTACTATAAAAATGAGCAACAGTTGCGGTGCAGAATTAAAAAAGGGTTCGATTGATTGGCGTTTTTATTGGATTTTCACAGATAAGACACAGGAAACGTCGGTTAATGTAATCGCCCGGTTCTCTGAGTCACTTGGCAAAGGTGAGTGTTTTATCTCGGTTTTCGtgagagtgtcattctcgagaagaagaagaagaagaagaagaagaagaagaagaagaagaagaagaagaagaagaagaaaaagaagaagacgtgaGATAATGGAGAAAGAACGTGTGAGTGGGTTACTCCAGTGTAGATTAGGCGATAAAGTTTGAACTGGTCTATGAATCAATTTCGTTGATtcaccgatctctctctctctctctctctctctctctctctctctctctctctctctctctctctctaatggaaaGAACAATGAGGTTTTTGTGTAAATACAACAGTTACCTTCATGTACATTTCCCAGTGACTAGCGTGATTATAAATACATTTCATTTCAAAGAAATAAGGGATTAGGCAAATTGCCATTTCTCTTTAACAAAGAACGCATTAACCTTCCTTAGAGGCACTGTTTCCAGATAGTACCATAATTTTGTCCTTGAGCATCTCATAATTTGGAATGGGGTTGCTAGACCTATACCCTTTCTCCCAACAACAGTTAGCAGACTATCGAGAACATAAATTCGCTGCATAAATCGACAAAGACACTACAGAAACTGCAGAATCTAACAGGAAGTCAACCCAGGCCTCTACAAAAATCTGAAATCTCATCACATTCCAATACAGAGTAGTAATCCCTTATCGGCTGGAGAGCCTCCGGTGCGAGCCAATGAGACTTCGGTGGGTCCAGTGGCCCCAGAGAGAAGGCTCCGCCCACATTCCCTAGCTGATAGGACTCAAGGTATAAATAGCGGTCAGGTCACCTATCAGCGCCGCAGTGCGAACTCCCTAAGATTCAAAACCTCGAGTCAAGCAGAGCGAGAAAATGGTAAGACACTATACATTTGTTTTCTGCTGTTTTTCCTCATTCATGAAAGTTAGATCTTAGCGGGAAGAAGCTGACTAGGAAATGAAATTGCCCAGTACAGAGCATACCCTAACCATAGACACTGGCTTGTAGCCATCTCTACGCACCAAAGTAGCTGTCGAACTTAGAAAGTTGAAGCAcccgattaataataataatgacgtacCAAAATTCATCTTGTATTTCATGATAGCTTCAGAATGTTTAAACAGATTTCTATGCAGCtccaatttttttctcatttcttaaaaagaaaatttacccGGTCATTCATAATTATTTAAGGTCCTCTTTGAATTCGTGGCTTCGGCATCGCTTCGCGAAGTGAGGAGCCCGAGTTCAATCCCACAGGACCAAAGTAGCCTTGGTCAGTTCACGGAAATATGAATCATGACTTTTTCATTAGGGACAAAATATGTAACCACAGGAAAAACTACGTTTTgctgttaaattattttttctaattaaaaacaATTCACTTTTGTAAAAATTTATGCTACTGAAataatgtattgtatattttgtcaataaactaaTTGACTATCTGGGAGACTGCTGCCCATAATGTTTTCTTAACCGTTCTCCTCAGGTGGTGCCAACGATCACTCCTGCCCCTTCGTTCAACCCAAAGGAAGATGCCGAAGCCCTGAGGAAAGCCCTGAAGGGCCTTGGCACAGACGAGAAGACCATCATCAAGATCCTCACGAACAGGACGTCCTCGCAGCGACAGGCGATCCTGAACGAGTACAATGAGGACAGGGTAAGTTCCCGGCTGTGTTGTTTATAGAATTCGAATTCATTTCCAATTCCTACACTCTTGGTGTCCATTTCTAAACCCCTGTCCAAATGCTGAAGCTTATCTTTTGCTCATGTTTAGTCTCAAATGTTCAGTTTCACTGGTATTCTAGACTTTCAGTCTCTGTAACGTATTGATAACACACATCTTCTGTAACAATTAGCTTTCCTCAATCTTGGGTATTTTGACTGAGGTTGTATTCAAAAGTACATTTATCTTACCTTGTTTGCttaatacatacacgcatatcTAAATCTTGCAATTGGTTTTAgtataaaaacttttatatctcatcttctccttcttcttcttctctgtattTTGCTAACATCCTGGTATTCTACCTGTGAAGGCTAATGACCAACCGTATTAAAATCTAGCTCTAAAATCTGATTAGGAAAAATGCCCAACAGCAACCTCACTCTATCacatcccgtttttttttttgggggggggtgggtgggtggaggcGTGTTCTCACTGTCGCCCCCTTCTGCTCCTACCACATTCGTAAGGCCTCAACTTAACCCTAAACCATTCCAGGACTTGATTAAGGACCTGAAGAAGGACCTGAGTGGAAACTTCGAAGACCTCGTGCTTGCTCTGATGACTCCGATGGACAGATACCTCGCGACGGAGCTGCACCGTGCCATGGAGGGCGTGGGCACAGACGAAGATGTCCTCATTGAAATCCTCTGCACAAGGGACAACCATTCGCTCAGGTAAATCACCTATATAGCCTCTcaagctgtttctctctctctcagggaagcgACTTTGTAAGTAAGGGCACTATCGCAGCTTTGCATGTAAAAGTTTGATCTTAGAACGCGCAGCAAGTTAAACCATGGCTTTTGAATTGTATCCTAGATCCTGCTGTTTTAAGTGACCTCATGGTAGATGGTCAGCTGACTGAGCTGGGGTATGAATACCCTTGCATTTCAGCTTGTACAAAGCAGATACCCTGGTTTAAGTCTAGTATAAGGGAGCTCTTGATATCCTAGTCTAACGTCAGTTGTCTTTCCAGTGGCATTTCAACCCGTCCATtcgttttaaaaattttaatattttatccttTTGCCTTCATCTCCACAGGAACATTTCGAAGGCTTACGAGGACGTCTATGGCAAGAGCCTCTACTTGGCTGTTAAAAAGGAGACCTCGAGCGACTTTGAAAAACTCTCCTGGATCTGTGCCGCTGCGATAGGGCAGAGGCTGCAGACCACACACATGGCCCCTACTCTTGCCAAAAGCTCTATAGGGCAGGTAAATATCCTTCCTTTTGCATTTTCAATGTAAAAGTAGGACAACGGAGCTTGTGGGTATGAGTCTAGCTAGGCTTGAACAGCTCAGACTAAAAGCAGTTAACTTCGAATGCCCTCCTCTGCTTCCATTTTCCTAATTCTTGTGGTCATAAGACAGGGATTCATAGCTATGTTCAGGTCCGGACAAGACAAGAAATTAATGTGAATTGatggacaaaatagaaacaaGCAGAAGCAAGCAGAAATAGATTAAATAGCAACATTAAATACGATTGATAACAAAAATCATGCACCAGTCGGCCATGGAAACATATTCTCTGTAATAGCTCCTCCCAAACTCACGTAATTTATAACTCGTACTAGGCCTAACCATTTGAC contains:
- the LOC135205311 gene encoding LOW QUALITY PROTEIN: annexin A3-like (The sequence of the model RefSeq protein was modified relative to this genomic sequence to represent the inferred CDS: deleted 2 bases in 1 codon), which codes for MVVPTITPAPSFNPKEDAEALRKALKGLGTDEKTIIKILTNRTSSQRQAILNEYNEDRDLIKDLKKDLSGNFEDLVLALMTPMDRYLATELHRAMEGVGTDEDVLIEILCTRDNHSLRNISKAYEDVYGKSLYLAVKKETSSDFEKLSWICAAAIGQRLQTTHMAPSCQKLYRAGEGRHGADEDEIRRILANCSFETLRLVFELYRKETGNTFGEVIEQELEGDFKKGMLAVYESIRDTPAYFAQAIHKAVAGTGTNDRTLIRLLVSRSEIDLHSIKKEYEVIYNKSLEKAIKGDTSGYYEKMLLALINE